From Microbacterium sp. LWH7-1.2:
ACACCCAGGCCGAGATCGACCGCATCTTCGACGACAAGTGGGCCTATCTCGCCGAGCAGCGCGATTCGCGCCAGGACGAGGTGCGCGCCGAGGAGGCGACGCGCGCCGCGGTGCTGCCGCCGGACGAGATGCTCGCCGCGATCAAGGAATGGTGGGAGCCGCTGCTGCGCCGCGCCCGCACGATCCGCAACGGCGTGGGCGGGGTGGTGCGCTTCCGCATCGGCGAGCTCGACATGGTCGTGGACTTCCCGAAGGCCAAGGTGCGCGAGTACGCCGAGGGCGAAGAGTGCATCTACTGGTACACGATCCCCGCCGACCTCGTCTCGACCAACATCGCCGACCACGAGATCGACTGGTCGAACTCGATCTTCCTGTCGATGCAGTTCGAGGTGGGCCGCAGCGGCAAGTTCAACGAGTTCCTGACGACGTTCCTCAAGTGCCTGTCGAGAGATCGCATCGAGTACGTCGAGAACTGGTACGCCGAGCAGACCGACCAGACCGAGGACGCGCAGCTCGGCGACTGGATCGTGCAGCGCCGCTGCCCGCACCTGCGAGCCGATCTCACCAAGACGGGCAAGATCGAAGACGGTGTCCTCACGTGCTCGTTGCACGACTGGAAGTGGGACCTCGTGAGCGGCAAGTGCCTGACGAGCCAGGGGCACCCGATCCGTGCGTCGCAGGTGGAGGACGACCTCTACCGCGCCGCGACGAGCCCCGCGGCCTGAGAACCGCCCCGAACGCCGCTTGTTGTAGATCCTCCACAACAGGCGGCGGTCGACTGTCGGCTTTTGTGTGAGGTCGGTGCTGACTTGCGCTTGTTCGTATCACCTCGCGACCTTTTCGAGTCCTGATCACCGTGCCCGCGATCGCGGGCTTCAGAACCCGAAGGAGTCACGCCATGACCACCGTTCCCATCCACGGCGCCGGCGGCGTCGTTCCCGCTTCCACCGGTCGTCCGAACCCGTTCACCGCCCTTCTCACGTGGGAGGCACGCGCCGAAGCGGCCGTGAAGACGTCGCTGCAGCGCTGGAGCATCCCCGCACTGCGGGTCGCGCTCGGCGCCGTCTTCCTCGTCTTCGGCGCCCTGAAGTTCTTCCCGGGCGTGAGCCCCGTCGAGGAGCTCGTCAGCCGCACGTGGGAGAAGCTCACCTTCGGGCTGGTCAGCGGGCAGGCCGCGCTCGTCGCCACCGCCGTCATCGAGGTCGCCGCGGGTGTGCTGCTCATCGTCGGCGGCGTGTTCGCCCGCGTCGGCCTGGTGGTGCTCGCCCTCGCGTTCGTCGGCATCCTGTCGCCGATCGTGCTGCTGCCCGCCGAGGTCTTCGGCCCGGTCGGCCCGACTCTCACCGGGCAGTACATCTTCAAGAACGTGGTGCTGATCGCCGCAGCGCTCGTCGTGGCATCCCGCGTCCTGCGCGGACCCGCTCGCCGCTGACCTCGTCACACGCACGGTGAGGGCCGGTCCCGGGTCGGGGCCGGCCCTCACCGTGTCGTAGACTGGACGGCGATCACAGCAACCTTTAACACCGTCCTGTGAGGCGGAGAAGGGAGCGGCGGATGAGCACGCGCACCGTGCTGCACGAGGCCGACATCGCCCGGGCCCTGACTCGGATCTCCCACGAGATCCTCGAGTCCAACAAAGGCCCCGAAGGACTCGTCCTCCTCGGGATCCCCACTCGCGGCGTCACCCTGGCCCGTCGCGTGGGTGCGCTCGTCGCCCAGTTCGGCGGCGCCCCGGTCCCGGTGGGATCGCTCGACGTGACGATGTACCGCGACGACCTCCACCGCAATCCGACCCGCGCGCCGCAACCGACGCAGATCCCCGCCGGCGGCATCGACGGAAAGGTCGTCGTCCTGGTGGACGATGTGCTCTTCTCGGGGCGCAGCATCCGTGCGGCTCTCGATGCCCTCCAGGACATCGGCCGTCCCGCTGCCGTGCGTCTGGCGACCCTCGTCGATCGCGGCCACCGCGAGCTGCCCATCCGACCCGACTTCGTCGGCAAGAACCTGCCGAGCTCCCGCGAGGAGCGCGTGAACGTGCGCCTCGCGGAGACCGACGGCGTCGAGGAGGTGACGATCGAGTCATGAGGCACCTGCTCGACACCCAGACCCTCGCCCGCGAGGATGCGCTGCGCATCCTCGACGTCGCGGAGGACATGGCCGACACCCAGCAGCGCGAGGTCAAGAAGCTTCCCACGCTGCGCGGCAAGACCGTCGTCAACCTCTTCTTCGAGGATTCGACGCGCACCCGGATCTCGTTCGAGGCGGCCGCGAAGCGGCTGTCGGCGGACGTCATCAACTTCTCGGCGAAAGGCTCCAGCGTCTCGAAGGGGGAGTCGCTCCAGGACACCGCGCAGACCCTGCAGGCGATGGGGGCGGACGCCGTCGTCATCCGCCACGGCGCGTCCGGAGCCCCGCGCACCCTCGCCACCAGCGGGTGGATCAGCGCGGGGGTCGTGAACGCCGGCGACGGGACGCATGAGCACCCGACGCAGGCCCTGCTCGACGCGTTCACCATCCGCAAGCGCCGGTTCGGCGGCGAGAGCCGGGGCCGCGATCTCGCCGGGGTCAAGGTCACCATCGTCGGGGACGTGCTCCACTCGCGCGTCGCACGCTCGAACGTGTGGCTGCTGAACACCCTCGGCGCGAGCGTCACCCTGGTGTCGCCGCCCACGCTCGTGCCCCAGGACATGACGAACTGGCCGGTCAAGGTGCGGTACGACCTTGACCAGGCGATCGCGGAGGGCCCCGACGCGCTCATGATGCTGCGCATTCAGCTGGAGCGCATGAACGCGGCGTATTTCCCGACTGAACGGGAGTATTCGCGCCGCTGGGGCCTGGATGCCCGCCGACTTCAGGCACTCGGAGCCGATAGCATTGTCATGCACCCCGGACCCATGAACCGGGGCCTGGAGATCTCCGCAGAAGCCGCTGACTCGCCACGCTCGACCGTGCTCGAGCAGGTCGCCAACGGCGTCTCGGTGCGCATGGCCGCGCTGTACCTGCTGCTGGCGGGCGCGGAGCGCACCCCGGCCGAGACCACGTCCACGGCGAATAC
This genomic window contains:
- a CDS encoding DoxX family membrane protein, whose amino-acid sequence is MTTVPIHGAGGVVPASTGRPNPFTALLTWEARAEAAVKTSLQRWSIPALRVALGAVFLVFGALKFFPGVSPVEELVSRTWEKLTFGLVSGQAALVATAVIEVAAGVLLIVGGVFARVGLVVLALAFVGILSPIVLLPAEVFGPVGPTLTGQYIFKNVVLIAAALVVASRVLRGPARR
- the pyrR gene encoding bifunctional pyr operon transcriptional regulator/uracil phosphoribosyltransferase PyrR yields the protein MSTRTVLHEADIARALTRISHEILESNKGPEGLVLLGIPTRGVTLARRVGALVAQFGGAPVPVGSLDVTMYRDDLHRNPTRAPQPTQIPAGGIDGKVVVLVDDVLFSGRSIRAALDALQDIGRPAAVRLATLVDRGHRELPIRPDFVGKNLPSSREERVNVRLAETDGVEEVTIES
- a CDS encoding aspartate carbamoyltransferase catalytic subunit: MRHLLDTQTLAREDALRILDVAEDMADTQQREVKKLPTLRGKTVVNLFFEDSTRTRISFEAAAKRLSADVINFSAKGSSVSKGESLQDTAQTLQAMGADAVVIRHGASGAPRTLATSGWISAGVVNAGDGTHEHPTQALLDAFTIRKRRFGGESRGRDLAGVKVTIVGDVLHSRVARSNVWLLNTLGASVTLVSPPTLVPQDMTNWPVKVRYDLDQAIAEGPDALMMLRIQLERMNAAYFPTEREYSRRWGLDARRLQALGADSIVMHPGPMNRGLEISAEAADSPRSTVLEQVANGVSVRMAALYLLLAGAERTPAETTSTANTPAPDGTAKENTR